One stretch of Prionailurus viverrinus isolate Anna chromosome C1, UM_Priviv_1.0, whole genome shotgun sequence DNA includes these proteins:
- the MTFR1L gene encoding mitochondrial fission regulator 1-like — protein sequence MSAMEANVTIPIWQNKPHGAARSVVRRIGTNLPLKPCPRASFQTLPNISDLCLRDVPPVPTLADIAWIAADEEETYARVRSDTRPLRHTWKPSPLIVMQRNASVPNLRGSEERLLALKKPALPALSRTTELQDELSHLRSQIAKIVAADAASASLTPDFLSPGSSNVSSPLPCFGSSFHSTTSFVISDITEETEVEVPELPSVPLLCSASPECCKPEHKATCSSSEEDDCVSLSKASSFADMMGILKDFHRMKQSQDLSRSLLKEEDPAVLISEVLRRKFALKEEDISRKGN from the exons ATGTCGGCAATGGAAGCCAATGTG ACCATCCCAATCTGGCAAAACAAGCCACATGGAGCTGCTCGCAGTGTAGTGAGAAGAATTGGGACTAACCTGCCCCTGAAGCCATGTCCCCGGGCATCCTTCCAG ACCCTGCCCAATATCTCTGACCTGTGTCTGAGGGATGTACCCCCAGTCCCTACTCTGGCTGACATCGCCTGGATTGCTGCGGATGAAGAGGAGACATATGCCCGGGTCAG GAGTGACACACGGCCCCTGAGGCATACCTGGAAGCCCAGCCCTCTGATTGTCATGCAGCGTAATGCCTCAGTGCCCAACCTGCGTGGGTCTGAGGAGAGGCTCCTGGCCTTGAAGAAGCCAGCCCTGCCAGCCCTAAGCCGCACCACAGAGCTGCAGGATGAGTTGAGCCACCTGCGCAGCCAGATTGCTAAGATAGTGGCAGCCGATGCAG ctTCGGCTTCATTAACGCCAGATTTCTTATCTCCAGGAAGTTCAAATGTCTCTTCTCCCTTACCTTGTTTTGGATCCTCATTCCACTCTACAACTTCCTTTGTCATTAGTGACATCACCGAGGAGACCGAGGTAGAGGTCCCTGAGCTTCCATCAGTCCCCCTGCTTTGTTCTGCCAGCCCTGAATGTTGCAAACCAGAACACAAGGCTACCTGCAGCTCGTCTGAAGAGGATGACTGTGTTTCTCTGTCCAAGGCCAGCAGCTTTGCAGATATGATGGGGATCCTGAAGGACTTCCACCGGATGAAACAGAGCCAAGATCT GAGCCGGAGTTTACTAAAGGAGGAAGACCCTGCCGTCCTAATCTCTGAGGTCCTAAGGAGGAAGTTTGCCCTGAAGGAAGAAGATATTAGTAGAAAGGGAAACTGA